A region of Sulfurimonas sp. DNA encodes the following proteins:
- a CDS encoding NAD-dependent epimerase/dehydratase family protein encodes MKKQILVTGGAGFVGSNLCERLAQDGNNDVYSLDNYFTGSKKNHVPNVKYIEGSTVDIAKLITFTPDMVYHLGEYSRVEQSFDDIEEVWRFNKDGIFAVLQFVRKHGCKILYAGSSTKFGDGGLGRSASPYAWTKASNTELVQNYGAWFNVPYAITYFYNVYGNREIQTGKYATLIALFKEKMKNNEPLTIVSPGTQKRNFTHIDDIIDGLVLVGENGYGDEFGIGSPESYSIKEIAEMYNGKIKMLPERKGNRMTADVMISKTQALGWKPTRTIKQYIEASRANNWR; translated from the coding sequence ATGAAAAAACAAATATTAGTGACAGGTGGGGCAGGATTTGTTGGTAGTAATCTATGCGAACGCTTAGCACAAGATGGAAATAACGATGTATATTCTTTAGACAATTACTTTACAGGTTCTAAAAAAAATCATGTACCTAATGTTAAGTATATAGAAGGTTCTACTGTAGATATAGCCAAATTGATTACATTTACGCCAGACATGGTCTATCATCTTGGAGAGTATTCAAGAGTCGAGCAAAGCTTTGATGATATTGAAGAAGTTTGGAGGTTTAACAAAGATGGAATTTTCGCAGTTTTACAATTTGTCAGAAAACATGGATGCAAGATACTTTATGCTGGAAGTTCTACAAAATTTGGCGATGGAGGACTAGGGAGAAGTGCATCTCCGTATGCATGGACAAAAGCTTCAAACACTGAACTTGTTCAAAATTATGGAGCTTGGTTTAATGTTCCATATGCAATTACATATTTTTATAATGTTTACGGGAACAGAGAGATTCAAACTGGAAAATATGCAACACTTATAGCACTTTTCAAAGAGAAAATGAAAAACAATGAGCCACTTACAATAGTAAGTCCCGGTACTCAGAAAAGAAACTTTACTCATATAGATGACATCATAGACGGTTTGGTTTTAGTCGGTGAGAATGGTTACGGCGATGAATTTGGCATAGGAAGTCCTGAATCTTACAGCATTAAAGAGATTGCTGAGATGTATAATGGAAAAATAAAAATGCTACCTGAGAGAAAAGGTAACAGGATGACCGCAGATGTTATGATTTCTAAAACGCAAGCTCTTGGATGGAAACCAACTAGAACTATTAAACAATATATTGAAGCTTCAAGAGCTAATAATTGGAGATAA
- a CDS encoding O-antigen ligase family protein produces the protein MELTTNKLKRIDFNKLTNIFFIGFAFSIPISKALVSIFMALMILSWLAEGKFLDKLNIIKHDKLSLTFMFLIGFSFLSLLWSPDILYALDFIIRKYWHYLTIPIILTSLKLEYIKYILNAFLTSMFISEIMSYGIFFEIWTYKNILPTDPSPFINHIDYSIFLAFALMIILTKLFKKNEIKWKIFYLFYFLTGISNLFINGGRTGQIAFLISIFIMVLIYFKTSFRIILSSVIGIALTLTLAYNFSPNFKNRISQLEVDIINISNNNFSGSVGQRVSLWIIGSKIFIDNPLLGKGIGGEMEDTNAYSELLNINYTKKSDYHNTFVQYAVQLGILGLLVPIFVFYILLTLKFKTKEYKLLTVSFSLLFFMHSMGGFSFHIMNPLVLLCTFAALFNAISYQESLGLNIPEEQ, from the coding sequence ATGGAATTAACTACAAATAAATTAAAACGAATTGACTTTAATAAACTAACAAATATTTTTTTTATAGGTTTTGCATTTTCAATACCTATATCCAAAGCCCTAGTCAGTATCTTTATGGCACTTATGATTTTATCGTGGCTTGCTGAAGGAAAATTTCTTGATAAACTAAATATTATTAAGCATGATAAACTAAGCTTAACTTTCATGTTCCTAATAGGTTTTAGTTTTTTGTCTCTTTTATGGTCACCAGATATATTGTATGCTCTAGATTTTATTATTAGAAAATATTGGCATTATTTAACAATTCCTATTATACTTACCTCGCTTAAATTAGAATATATTAAATATATTTTAAATGCTTTTTTAACAAGTATGTTTATAAGTGAAATCATGTCATATGGCATATTTTTTGAAATATGGACATATAAAAATATTCTACCTACTGATCCATCACCCTTCATAAACCATATTGATTATAGTATTTTTTTAGCTTTTGCTTTAATGATAATACTGACTAAGTTATTTAAAAAGAATGAAATTAAATGGAAAATTTTTTATTTATTTTATTTTTTAACTGGCATATCAAATCTTTTTATAAATGGAGGGAGGACAGGTCAAATAGCATTTTTAATATCTATATTTATTATGGTTTTAATTTATTTTAAAACTTCCTTCAGGATAATATTAAGTTCAGTAATAGGTATAGCATTAACATTAACACTAGCATATAATTTTAGCCCTAATTTTAAAAATAGAATTTCTCAATTAGAAGTAGATATTATTAACATTAGTAACAACAATTTCTCTGGGTCTGTCGGTCAACGAGTTTCATTATGGATAATTGGTAGTAAAATTTTTATAGACAACCCTCTTTTGGGGAAAGGTATCGGCGGAGAGATGGAAGACACTAATGCATATTCAGAACTTCTTAATATCAACTATACAAAAAAGAGTGACTATCATAATACTTTTGTGCAATATGCTGTCCAACTTGGTATATTAGGATTGCTTGTTCCTATTTTTGTATTTTATATATTACTTACTCTTAAATTTAAAACAAAAGAATATAAATTGTTAACAGTATCTTTTAGTTTGTTATTCTTTATGCATTCCATGGGTGGTTTTTCTTTTCATATTATGAACCCTTTAGTTTTATTATGTACATTTGCGGCTCTATTTAATGCTATATCATATCAAGAAAGCTTAGGTCTTAATATTCCAGAAGAACAATAA